The following is a genomic window from Zalophus californianus isolate mZalCal1 chromosome 10, mZalCal1.pri.v2, whole genome shotgun sequence.
gatcccaggaccccaggatcatgacctgagccaaaggcagatgcttaacccactgagccacccaggcaccccaaaaataacttttaaaaagaaagttatacagggcgcctgggtggctcagtgggttaagcgactgccttcggctcaggtcatgatcctggagtcccgggatcgagtcccatatcgggctccctgctcgacggggagtctgcttcttcctctgaccctcttccctcttgcgctatctctcattctctctctctcaaataaataaataaaatcttaaaaaaaaaaaagaaagtcatacaGCAGTCCCTCCCACCTATTATCCCCCGGGGAATGCATCCCAAGACCCTCCAGTGGATGCTGGAACCCTCGGACAGTACTGAAAACATATAtgctatgttttttcctatacgtacatacctatgataaagcttaatttataaaCCTGTAATAAATGTtacgtgaatgtggtctctcaaaatatcttactgtccGGTACTCACCCTTCTGGTGATGACATGAGGTGATAAAATGCCTGCaaaatgagatgaagtgaggtgaatgacgtaggcacTCTGACGTAaggttaggctactattgaccctCTGATGATTTGTAACAAGGTGGGTCATCTGCTGCCTGACTGTGGTTGGTGATCTCTGGTCCCTGAAAGTGCAAATAAGGGGTGGGGTGAGAGTAGTAGTAATTAGTGTAGTATAATTTGCATAAATCATAGTTCTTTTAATTCATCTGTAGCTACACTAAGCAAAGACCAGGTGCCTCCTGGGCACACCCAGCTTCAAGTCAACACACCCTCTTCCATTTGGATCCCTGCTGGAAAAATTCCAGAGAAAGGGTTCTGGAATGAAGGAGTGGGTGAgctgaagggaagagggaggttTCCACAGTTTCCTTGTCAGCCTCCCGTGAGCCTCAAGACGGTTTCCTGCTCTGTGCCCATACCCAGAAACTAGTGATGTCTTAGAGGTGATCTTGATAGGGTTTGAGGAGCTtcaatgacctttttttttttaatagattttgtggggtttttttgagagaaagagagagtatgagcaggggacggagcagagggagagggagaagcagactccccgcagagcagggagcccgacaggtggctccatctcagggccccaggatcacgacctgagctgaaggtagatgattaaccgactgagccacccaggcacccctccttttttttttttttttttaggtgtagCCTTAACTGATTGCTTCCTCTGCTCTTTGTCTTGCAGGCTTTTAAGCATAGAAGGCTTCCATTTGTCAGTAGAAATTTCAGAGAAATCTTCAAGAGGAGATAGAAGATTTTAGACACTGTAGCCCACAGGGTGGTTCTTATGAAGTCTCggttcatttaaataaaatgaaataatcactGTTACAATAAGCTTCATTGTAATCAtcctaatgtatttttaatgtgatCCTTAGGTGTACATTGAAACTCAGTTCCCACAATAGTGCTTATTCCCTGCTGAAAGCCTTCCTCACAAAATGCCTCTTTTACATTTGAACACGGCGCTGTGGCGCTGTGTTCTCCAGCTATTCCCCACTGTTCAGAGATATTAGTGTCACATGGAATGTGTTGCCTCATTATTGCTGGAGGGCTCCGAATCACAGCTTGCACAGATGATGAAGCATTGATGTAATGAATTAATCTATCTTAGAGCATCTCCTCTTGTTTGAAGGTTATGCAGATCCTTCAGCATTTGCTTGAGTAATAGTTTGTCCTTAATAACcggatttttttattgtttttaagaagagACAAGTATATAGCAACCCATGTAAAACCATCTCAGCCTTCTTAGTATTTACTTATCTTTCTTTCAACTCCCATTAAGCAAATATGTTGAGCTGCTTGATAAAGATCACCGTAGATTTTGGAGGATATATGTCCCTGCAGATTGTTGGCAATTTCCTCCCTCACTGGGTTTCTAggagtaaatgagttaatgcGTTGGGTGCCTCGTAGGTAACAGACACATGTAGTGGGCTCTCAGTGATTGTCAGCACCACCCTTCAGGTGTGCCAGatttagcaaaataaattaaaaaaaatagagactgcTCTGTCaactttgaatttcagatgagCAGTGaaaattttttagtataagtctgtcgcaaatattgcatgggacatacttacactaaaaaagtTATGCATTGTCATCTGAAATTTCAAAGTTAACTGGACATTCCGTATTTCACCTGGACACCACCCtaatccctccccacccccacttgcctGCTTCTGGTCTCCAATTTTGCTCTATTATTCTAACAAATTTGGTCAAGGGGATGGTGTAGGAATCATctgggaatttttcttttttcataatgaaGGCCACAATTTCCTCTAGACGgcaatgagattttttaaaaaaggcattgtgAATACAAATTCTTGCCACAAGCGTATAGGTTAGTGCTTGGCATATCCTAGTGCTCAAGAATATTGAtctattgagtgaatgaatgaaaaagaactGGACCAACAGATAGTCCTAATCTATACACATTGAGAAATGGGCAGTTTCATTTCAGCTAACACGATCAGTGAGATCAGAAGGGTTACAGAGAAGGTAGATATGATAAAGTGGGACgcagtaggctgaataatggccctcCAAAAATGTCCACACCTGAATCCCCAGAACCTGAGAACACATTatcttatatggcaaaagggagtTTGTAGATGACCCTCAaggtaaggatcttgagatatggagattattctggattatccagatgggctgaatgtaatcacaagggtccttctAAGAGGGAGACAGGTGGGTCAGAGTTGGAAATGACTGTGCGACAacagaaggggtgggggatgccTGGCTGCTGACTTTGTGTCAAAGAACACAGAAACTGGCAGATTCCCAAGAATTGAAGAGAATGGGTGTATTAGTCAGCGAGGGCGGccagaacaaaataccacagagcaGGTgggttaaaaaataagtttatttttctcacagttcaggaggccagaagtccaaggtcaaggtgtcagccGGGCTGGTTTCTCCAGAGGCTTCTCTCAAGGTGTCAGCCGGGCTGGTTGCCCcagaggcttctctccttggcttgcaggtggCTTCCTTCTCTCACTGGGTCCCCACACTGTCTTTCTTCTGTGCATGCACTGCCCTGGTGCctctttgtgtccaaatttcctcttctgatcAGGACACCAACCAGATTGGATTGGGGTCCCATTCTGAGGGCCTCATTTTTCACTCAATTacctcttttctctgtctccaaaacaatcacattctgagatactgggggttagggctcccacatacaaattttgggaggGACCCAATCAGCCCATAACAATAAGGTAGACAAATGGAGGAAGTGTGCAAAATAACTGGTCAATCCCCCAGAGTGGAGACTAAGGTGATAGATACGTAACAATTCAGTGCAATGCAAAGTAATCTGGGGTTGGATACCAGACCTAAAAAAGGACTTCAGTGGGACAACTGGCAATAATTTGAATAAGGTCTGTAGATTAGGTAACAGTATTACATGAGTgataattttttggttttgatcATGGTACTACGGTTATGCAAGATGTCAGTATTTGGGGAAGCTATATCATTGGGTGATGcctatatgggaactctgtactatttttgtaacttttttctaAGTCTGGAATCATTTcgagatgaaaatttaaaatcaaaacaaattaaaatgaggggcgcctcatcctttccctctccctctgcccctcccccccattcgcacgtgcgcgcgcgcgcgctctctctcaaacaaaacaaatctttaaaaaaattaaaaggagggcgcctgggtggctcagtcgttaagcgtctgcctttggctcaggtcatgatcccaggtcctgggatcgagccccgcctcgggctccctgctccgcgggaagcctgcttctccctctcccactccccctgcttgtgttccctctctcggtgtctctctctctctctctctctctctctgtcaaataaataaaatctttaaaaaaaattaaaaggaaataaaatagggtaaataaatagaagagggagaatgagaataGGTTTGGATGtgtcagagaaggaggaaaagaagcaagGAGGGCTGAGTTCCTTGGGGTCAGAGATGGTACCTGTGGCTGAGGTCCCCAGTGACCCCCTGCTTCTGGGACACTGCTTGGGAGCTCAGGATGTTTTGCGGCACAATATTCAGTGAGGTCCCTCCAGCCTCACTTCCCATTTACGAAAGGCTTATATTTCAACTTCTGGATTTGTCTCCTAAGTGACATAACAGCGTATTGTGTGCGTTGGAAGGGTGAATTCCTTGCATATAAACATTTAACATACACCGCCCTCTCGGTAACTGGAATTTGgtattctctctttcctctttccttttcttcctatcTCTAccaacctattttttttctttttgagatataattcacataccatagaCTTCACCACCCAAAGAACCGCACGCCCAGTCACTTcgcatccctcccctcccccaacgcCCAGTCTCTGACAAccactagtctactttctgtcgcTAGGCATTAGCCTATTCTGGACTTTTCATGGAAATGGATCATGCATTCCGTGGACCGGCCACATTTTAAAGGCTCAGCCCCACAATGGCTAGTGGCCAGGGGATTCGACGGCGCGGACTGGGTGTACGCGGGGCACCCAAGGGCTCCGGAGCATCTGGGAAGACAGGTGCTGGTGGCGGAGGCGGCGCGGAGGGCAGGGCCGGCGGGCGGGCGTGGCCCCGGGAGCGGGCGCCGCGGTCGGTGGCGGGCGCCACCCGCGGGCATGGCGGGCTGGTGGCCGGCGCTGCTGCGCGCGGCCCGGCGCTACCCGTGGCCCACGAACGTGCTGCTCTACGCAGCGCTCTTCTCCGCCGGCGACGCGCTGCAGCAGCGGCTGCGGGGCGGTCCGGCGGACTGGCAGCAGACGCGGCGCGTGGCCACCGTGGCCGTGACCTTCCACGCCAACTTCAACTACGTGTGGCTGCGTCTGCTGGAGCGCGCGCTGCCCGGCCGTGCGCCGCGCACCGTGCTGGCCAAGGTGCTGTGCGACCAGGCGATCGGCGGGCCAGTGGCCGTCTCGGCCTTTTATGCCGGTGAGGGAccggggcggggagcaggggccAGGGCGAGATCCGCAGAGGGGGCCAAAGAATCCAAAAGGATCCAAGGTTGGGGGTGGGTGGCACTGGAGGCCGGGGCTGACGGCtcccggggctgggggctgcaggaggcAGGGATGGAGCGGGACCCAGACCAGGGCTGGAAGccatggggtggggatgggggcaggatTTCAGGGGGTCTCCTGAGAGGGCCAGGGTCGAGGTGCCAGAGCTGAGAAGTCTGGGAACCGAAGATTAAGTGGGAGAAGCTGGAAAGGCGGGGGATGTgaaggggccaggggccaggatcTCAGTTGGGACGCCGGGGTTGAGTACAGTCAGTGGCTGGAGGTTTCAGGGGGGGCCTGGGGCGTCGGCTGGAACTAgagggaggcaggactgggggtcCATTTCCCCCATGGAAAAGGTCCACATGAGTGTCGAGGCGATCACAGCCCGTGGGCGTGGAGTCGGCCACCCCTATAACGCAGTTGTGGGACCGGGCTGTGGTGGGACCGGGCTGCCTGCTCCCGGGAAAATCCCCGCCTGGAGCTATGGGCCTCCGGACCACTGGCAGACACTCCTTTCCGACACACCAACCAAATGCGACGGGCCGTGGGACCATGGGAGCAGACCCGCTGGAACCTGAGGTAGGAACAGGTTCCCCCAGAAACTTCGTGCTCAAGGCCTTAGTCCTGCTTCGGTAATGAGATTTTCCTTTGGGGTTCCCGTCCCTCTGtgaaaagccaagaaaatgtGAGTGGACCTTGGACCCTGCCTTGGAGAACTCTGCCTGTGAAAGTCGTGGGAGGTCCCTCCTCAGAAAATCGGCCCTTAAGGCCGGACTTTAGGAATCTTCCTTAGGGCCTTAAATACCAAAAACAATGGGAGGGACTCTGTAGCCTCCATCCTCCTAGCAGTTTCCATAGCCTGTGAGGGAGAAAGGGTGGGGGACCATCACCAATTCCCCAAGAAAATCCAGGGGTCCTGGGCCGGGCATTTAGGGATAGAGGAGGTCTAGAGAAGACCCAAGAAGGTCTTTTTTTCAGTGGCTGCCGGTGCCTTCTAAACCAGGTCAGGGGGAGTCACGTCAGCGCCTTGAGCCTACGCTGCCCTCTGGATCTTATTTTGGAAGGCCGGATCCGGTTCCTTTCCTCACAAAGCCCACAGGAGGCACGAAGGACCTGGTTGCCTGTTGTAGCCTCAGCCAACTGCAGGGCCAGTGGGGTCAGGGAAATAAAGGACCTGGGGAGCGGGCTGCTGGGTGCCTGGCCCCAAGGTGTGACTTCCAGGCCACATCTGCAAAGGGGCTCCTCAGGTCCATTAAGGCAATTGCCTTGAACCCCGGTGAAGGGGTTGGGACCTAGGGGCTGGGCTTTGGGGACCGTGTTTCCATTTACTCCTCCAACAACCCAGTGAGGCAGATCCTCTTTGTTATTCCCGTGttacagataatgaaactgaGTCTCAAAGGAGGTTAAGTGACTCGCCTGAAGACAACATAACCCATGCCAGGTTCTTAATCTTGAGTGTTGTCCTTTTGTCTGAAGCCAGAAAGGGGCTGCTGCAGAAACGAGGCCCCGGGGGGCCTGTGATTTAAGCCTGAGGCTCCTGACATGGATTCCGACCCAGATGgctgctttgttttgctttttagatttctGGCCCAATTTCCCTCTCCCCGTGTGAAAATGAAGGGCGGCGGGTTGGGTTGGATGTTTGTTCAAGGCATTTCCAACTTAGAAATTGCATATATCAGATGATCCTTTGTGCTGGGGACACCTTGGGGAGCTCAGATTATGATGGAGAGGTCTGGCTCGGAATCCACACCTCGGTTGGACTCGGTCCGATATTAACCTCCCTCATTTCCGCCTCTGTAACTCCCAACCTCAGGGGAGTGTTTGGGTTGGGGGGGCGGAGGACTCGGGTGTCCAGTGAAATAAGGCACATAAAGTGCTTAGCGCTTAATTAGTGCTTGGTAAGTGGCACCCGAAATTACCAATATGCGCCTGGGTATTCTTGTAAATCCTGTTCTAAGAATCCCTTGCAACTGACTAAAAAACcctcttattttcccttcctcctaatCGGATTTCAAGGAGACTTTTTAAAGCCCTTTTATTTTTACTCCTTCCTAAAATAGGAGGATTTTGTCTCTGCTCCCTGAATTTCCTTTCAGGGTTGGTGAACATACAAAGTTTTCAGAGTGTTTTTAGAAAGCCTGAATTGGTGTTCTGCTTTCAAATTCTGATTGGAATAATTCTGATTAGAATGCTGATGGGAACTTGGTAGTTGCCAGAATACCCAGGGTCCatcagcctttttctttttaaaaagaaggaaattaaatttttttaaattttattcatttagttatttaaagattttatttattcatttgagagagagcgagttcGAGCTAGAGCacaggccagggggaggggcagagggagagggagaagcagactccccacggagcggggagcccagatgtggtgggactccatcccaggaccctggatcatgacctgagccgaaggcagatgcttaaccagctgagccattcaggcacccctaaatttttaagatttttaaacattttacaaaaagtttggaaggcagagaagaaaagTCACTGATTGTCCTGCTCTCTGAACACTGTGAATTCTcttacaatttatatatatataatacaatttattatatgtacatatctTTCTGCTGTCACTTTTATACTGCTATTTTCACTTCATATTTATCATTCCTTTAAGATTTatctagtttttttaaaattctatttatttttaaaaaagatttatctagtTTTAGAATGGAAGTCATGTTTTCACTGTTAGGTTGGAAGGGACATAATGAACGAGAGTTACTGGTGGGTACTCTGCATATAGAAGAGAAAACTTGAACTGTTATACAGTTTTCTTCCCACTGAATCTTGCAAAATTCCTGTGGTGTGTGTTTTTACAAATAGGTATGAGTATTCTCCAGGAAAAGGATGACATATTTTTGGACCTGAAACAGAAATTTTGGAATACGTACAAGGTAAGACAGACTTTTGAAAAGGTAACCAAGATCTTTTAGTATATTTGtaacattaaatacattttaagaaaactattCTTATGTTAGGGCTCCAGTTGGTTGGCACAAggtatagtattttttttttaaagattttatttatttatttgagagagagaatgagatagagagagagagagagcacgagagggaagagggtcagagggagaagcagactccccgccgagcagggagcccgatgcgggactcgatcccgggactccaggatcatgacctgagccgaaggcagtcgcttaaccaactgagccacccaggcacccaaggtatagtattttttttttttaagattttatttatttatttgacagagagagacacagcgagagagggaacacaagcagggggagtgggagagggagaagcaggcttccggctgagcagggagcccgatgcggggcttgatcctaggaccctgggaccagggcctgagctgaagttagccgcttagcgactgagccacccaggcaccccaaggctatagtattttgacagagagatcttAGATTTGTTTcgaaagagaaatgagaagcagCTTTAAGAGCGTCTATACATTAGGAGCGTCTATACATGAGTGTCTGAGTTTTAGTCAATGTTTGCAATgattcctgtttttttaaatttactcttaTTAGTGATTACAGTTTATTTAGTGAATTTTGGAGCCAAAGAGGTTATTGCAAAATAGGAAAAGTAGAATGTTGAGTGATGAATGGAATCGCTCTGGAGCCAATATTCCCAGGTGTACATTCTGCTGAGTCCTTGTGAAGGATAATGTTTCCCAAGATTATGTCCAGGCTTAAAGTAAGTCACCTGTTGTACTGTTTGCTCAATGCAAATATACACACCCCagtccaacaaatatttgttagctTATTCAATGAAGATTTATTGAGCAGTATCCATAAAGCCTGGCAAAATCAGGGGTGCTTTCCATTTCTGGCCTAGAGGATGCTTGATTTTACTAATCCCAATGAGGTGACTTTTCAGGATTGCCGAATATACACAGACTGGCCTTGGGCTTCACGTGTACTTAATTCCCTATCAGAAGCAGTGCCAAGCCACGCCGGCTATTGCCCGTACTGTTTCTGGCATTTTCTATTGAGTGACACTGAGCCCCAGAATCAGCATTGCCCAGTTGATGGTTGGAGGCAGATAATAGGGAGTGTGGAAGCCACATGCTAGGGACAGTCCTTCTTCCTTTTAAGGGAAAAGAGTATTCAGAACTTGTTACTTCTCTTGGGGCAGAAATTGTGAGCCCGTTGCGACATCCAAATGGAATTTTCGTctgctttattttggaaaaaggaATAAGTTTTCCCATTATGTCATGGATCCTATGGAGGTGTagacatttaacatttaaaaaaagagcatgcGAGCAGAATTGGGGAAGAAAGGGGCTTTAAGCAGGGACTTGCAGATGCTTCATA
Proteins encoded in this region:
- the MPV17L gene encoding mpv17-like protein isoform X2 gives rise to the protein MAGWWPALLRAARRYPWPTNVLLYAALFSAGDALQQRLRGGPADWQQTRRVATVAVTFHANFNYVWLRLLERALPGRAPRTVLAKVLCDQAIGGPVAVSAFYAERSDVLAFCAADQLRPGSCSLEDSLHWTLWFSVGHLPLLFTTEWRWHIQVSFCLPSCKRGQCA
- the MPV17L gene encoding mpv17-like protein isoform X1, whose amino-acid sequence is MAGWWPALLRAARRYPWPTNVLLYAALFSAGDALQQRLRGGPADWQQTRRVATVAVTFHANFNYVWLRLLERALPGRAPRTVLAKVLCDQAIGGPVAVSAFYAGMSILQEKDDIFLDLKQKFWNTYKSGLMYWPFVQLTNFGLVPVHWRTAYTGLCGFLWATFLCFSQQSGDGTFKSAFAFLHVNEASVLERPPKK